One Entelurus aequoreus isolate RoL-2023_Sb linkage group LG09, RoL_Eaeq_v1.1, whole genome shotgun sequence genomic window carries:
- the ppa1b gene encoding inorganic pyrophosphatase isoform X2, with translation MSFTVEERGNPNSLSYRLFFKNPEGKYISPFHDIPIYANEKQDLFHMVVEVPRWTNAKMEIATKDLLNPIKQDVKKGKLRFVANVFPHKGYIWNYGAIPQTWEDPGHKDGDTGCCGDNDPVDVCEIGSKVCSRGEVIKVKVLGVLAMIDEGETDWKVIAINADDPEANQFNNISDVQRLKPGYLEATVDWFKRYKVPDGKAENQFAFNEEFKDKDFAIEVIKSTHNFWKALVCQKTSGGELNCKNTCVSPSDSPFCCSVDEAKGAVSATCPCGKEEPIPLSDKWFYYEKK, from the exons AAAATCCCGAGGGGAAGTACATCTCACCGTTCCATGACATACCAATATATGCCAATGAGAAACAG GACCTCTTTCACATGGTTGTTGAGGTGccaagatggactaatgcaaagatGGAG ATCGCCACAAAAGACCTCTTGAATCCAATAAAACAAGACGTGAAGAAGGGCAAACTGCGTTTCGTTGCTAATGTTTTCCCACATAAAGGCTACATCTGGAACTACGGAGCCATTCCTCAG ACTTGGGAAGACCCAGGGCACAAAGATGGCGACACCGGCTGCTGCGGGGACAACGACCCCGTTGACGTCTGCGAAATTGGCTCAAAG GTGTGTTCCCGCGGAGAGGTGATCAAAGTGAAAGTGCTCGGCGTCCTGGCTATGATTGATGAGGGCGAGACCGACTGGAAAGTGATTGCAATCAACGCTGATGACCCTGAAGCCAACCAGTTTAACA ACATCAGTGATGTCCAGCGACTGAAGCCTGGCTATCTGGAGGCCACGGTCGACTGGTTCAAGAGATACAAAGTGCCAGATGGGAAAGCTGAGAACCAATTTGCTTTCAATGAGGAGTTCAAGGACAAG GACTTTGCCATCGAAGTCATCAAGAGCACTCACAACTTCTGGAAAGCTCTTGTTTGTCAAAAGACCAGTGGTGGTGAACTGAACTG CAAAAACACCTGCGTGTCACCCAGTGACAGCCCCTTTTGCTGCTCAGTGGATGAGGCTAAAGGCGCTGTCAGTGCC ACATGCCCTTGTGGAAAAGAGGAGCCTATCCCATTATCAG ATAAATGGTTCTACTACGAGAAGAAGTAG
- the ppa1b gene encoding inorganic pyrophosphatase isoform X1: MSFTVEERGNPNSLSYRLFFKNPEGKYISPFHDIPIYANEKQDLFHMVVEVPRWTNAKMEIATKDLLNPIKQDVKKGKLRFVANVFPHKGYIWNYGAIPQTWEDPGHKDGDTGCCGDNDPVDVCEIGSKVCSRGEVIKVKVLGVLAMIDEGETDWKVIAINADDPEANQFNNISDVQRLKPGYLEATVDWFKRYKVPDGKAENQFAFNEEFKDKDFAIEVIKSTHNFWKALVCQKTSGGELNCKNTCVSPSDSPFCCSVDEAKGAVSATCPCGKEEPIPLSVDKWFYYEKK, from the exons AAAATCCCGAGGGGAAGTACATCTCACCGTTCCATGACATACCAATATATGCCAATGAGAAACAG GACCTCTTTCACATGGTTGTTGAGGTGccaagatggactaatgcaaagatGGAG ATCGCCACAAAAGACCTCTTGAATCCAATAAAACAAGACGTGAAGAAGGGCAAACTGCGTTTCGTTGCTAATGTTTTCCCACATAAAGGCTACATCTGGAACTACGGAGCCATTCCTCAG ACTTGGGAAGACCCAGGGCACAAAGATGGCGACACCGGCTGCTGCGGGGACAACGACCCCGTTGACGTCTGCGAAATTGGCTCAAAG GTGTGTTCCCGCGGAGAGGTGATCAAAGTGAAAGTGCTCGGCGTCCTGGCTATGATTGATGAGGGCGAGACCGACTGGAAAGTGATTGCAATCAACGCTGATGACCCTGAAGCCAACCAGTTTAACA ACATCAGTGATGTCCAGCGACTGAAGCCTGGCTATCTGGAGGCCACGGTCGACTGGTTCAAGAGATACAAAGTGCCAGATGGGAAAGCTGAGAACCAATTTGCTTTCAATGAGGAGTTCAAGGACAAG GACTTTGCCATCGAAGTCATCAAGAGCACTCACAACTTCTGGAAAGCTCTTGTTTGTCAAAAGACCAGTGGTGGTGAACTGAACTG CAAAAACACCTGCGTGTCACCCAGTGACAGCCCCTTTTGCTGCTCAGTGGATGAGGCTAAAGGCGCTGTCAGTGCC ACATGCCCTTGTGGAAAAGAGGAGCCTATCCCATTATCAG TAGATAAATGGTTCTACTACGAGAAGAAGTAG